A stretch of Candidatus Sphingomonas phytovorans DNA encodes these proteins:
- a CDS encoding LysM domain-containing protein: MPAEGKPGATHLKQVVDTQANRVLSYRNDAYGQVLVREEKINNVLGARQLYYYFDGRRIGDVGNSGPSPSLIDYAQELALDRNAPRDKGGFRNGRPVESADFDQNFQPINASYPGPVAAMYTARNGDTLQSIARAAWGDANLWYLIADANGLTGNATLVAGQALSIPNKVTNFHNTSETFRVYNPGEAIGDAMPTLPAAPTMPAPPPPKKNGCGILGAILLAAVAVAVTLVIKVPVSKFFGTLFSAAGVSTATAATAGSIVGATATGAIASAVSQGVGIATGIQDKFSWKAVALAGISAGIGEGLGQVGFLKDASGIGKNIQDVARGALGNAVTQGIAVATKLQTRFDWSGVAVGAVVSGVNGATNFGGFGGRLVSGVLGAIAGGATRSLIDGSSFGDNVIAALPDVIGATIGQLVGEQITKGLAKGGQSVGQSSSNANKPNQAASSLGSPQSGIIVGPDGRLSLNIATATLDDQAAFFGYSSRAFEARAAAKRNYFGYDTSSDAPQAGVGSQPGEMADVVVTASPKAIAAARSGYQGVGTVGYVRATPDATWVSSLHDLNVHGADGAATFRQTFLPSNNLGGGIDYARKGILRQDLDSLERSRLELMAMRENATGADKSAFDKLLAAIEPAFKEREAAFQADYAKQGRDALKVTATYGAVSAALLATGGVGAAVLGGEAIGALGWAGLGIALDYGQAGARGWWDGSYDAKSTVGGIVLNAVPGVNGYGEQAYGIASLAVGGYALLREVPGAIGALRGPASERAFSTTIAADSTVLRSIDNPFEPGLNPVPQAKFDLWYNYLSKRGVKFEIGTDLANAKLAENNAAGLFERRIVDWDLNTTERTIYLPENPNASTFYEEGLHALDSLRARPGTMELGGRSIDAYEYRAKSIMLNSPSRLSYPEAVMLEHHLDLVKAGRY; encoded by the coding sequence TTGCCCGCCGAAGGAAAGCCCGGCGCGACGCATCTGAAGCAGGTCGTCGATACCCAGGCTAACCGCGTCCTCTCCTATCGCAACGACGCTTATGGGCAGGTGCTGGTCCGCGAGGAGAAGATCAACAATGTGCTCGGGGCGCGGCAGCTCTATTATTATTTCGACGGCCGTCGCATCGGCGATGTCGGCAATAGCGGCCCCAGCCCGAGCCTGATCGACTATGCGCAGGAACTGGCGCTGGATCGCAACGCGCCGCGCGACAAGGGCGGGTTCCGCAACGGGCGGCCCGTGGAGAGCGCCGATTTCGACCAGAATTTCCAGCCGATCAACGCGAGCTATCCCGGTCCGGTGGCGGCGATGTACACCGCGCGGAACGGCGACACGCTGCAATCGATCGCCCGGGCCGCCTGGGGCGATGCCAACCTCTGGTACCTGATCGCCGACGCGAACGGCCTGACGGGGAATGCCACGCTGGTCGCCGGGCAGGCGCTGTCGATCCCCAACAAGGTCACCAACTTCCACAACACCAGCGAGACCTTCCGCGTCTACAACCCCGGCGAGGCGATCGGCGACGCCATGCCGACCCTGCCGGCCGCGCCGACCATGCCCGCACCGCCGCCGCCCAAGAAGAATGGCTGCGGTATTCTGGGCGCGATCCTGCTGGCGGCCGTCGCCGTTGCGGTAACGCTGGTCATCAAAGTGCCCGTGTCGAAGTTTTTTGGGACTCTTTTCAGCGCCGCGGGTGTGTCGACGGCGACCGCGGCCACCGCTGGTTCGATCGTAGGGGCGACTGCGACTGGTGCGATCGCGAGCGCCGTGAGCCAGGGGGTCGGCATCGCAACCGGCATCCAGGACAAGTTCAGCTGGAAAGCAGTTGCCCTGGCGGGAATCAGCGCTGGCATCGGCGAAGGGCTGGGGCAGGTCGGCTTTCTGAAGGACGCGTCGGGAATCGGTAAAAATATTCAGGACGTGGCGCGCGGGGCCCTGGGCAATGCCGTAACCCAAGGCATCGCCGTGGCGACCAAGCTTCAAACCAGGTTCGATTGGTCGGGCGTTGCCGTCGGCGCCGTCGTCTCGGGCGTCAACGGGGCAACGAACTTTGGTGGCTTTGGGGGGCGTCTGGTATCGGGCGTGCTCGGCGCTATCGCCGGAGGGGCGACGAGAAGCCTGATCGATGGTTCCAGCTTCGGCGATAACGTGATCGCCGCGCTTCCCGATGTCATCGGCGCGACCATCGGCCAACTGGTTGGCGAACAGATCACAAAAGGCCTCGCCAAAGGCGGGCAGAGTGTCGGTCAATCCAGTTCAAATGCCAATAAGCCCAATCAGGCCGCCAGCTCCCTCGGTAGTCCGCAGTCGGGGATCATCGTGGGGCCGGATGGCCGTTTGAGCCTTAACATCGCGACGGCGACACTGGACGATCAAGCGGCATTTTTCGGATATTCGTCGCGCGCGTTCGAGGCCAGGGCGGCGGCCAAACGTAACTATTTTGGCTACGATACCAGCAGCGACGCGCCCCAGGCGGGGGTGGGTTCGCAACCGGGCGAGATGGCGGACGTCGTGGTCACCGCATCACCAAAAGCCATTGCTGCGGCGCGGAGTGGTTATCAGGGCGTCGGCACGGTCGGGTATGTTCGCGCCACCCCCGATGCGACCTGGGTGTCGAGCCTCCACGATCTTAACGTACATGGTGCGGACGGCGCAGCCACGTTCCGGCAAACATTCCTGCCGTCCAACAATCTTGGTGGTGGGATCGATTACGCCAGGAAGGGCATTCTTCGGCAAGATCTCGATTCTCTCGAGCGTAGTCGCCTGGAATTAATGGCGATGCGGGAAAACGCCACCGGAGCGGACAAATCGGCGTTCGACAAGTTGCTTGCCGCGATAGAGCCGGCTTTCAAGGAACGCGAAGCCGCATTCCAGGCGGATTACGCCAAGCAAGGGCGGGACGCCCTCAAGGTAACTGCTACCTATGGCGCGGTGTCCGCCGCGTTGCTCGCGACAGGCGGTGTGGGCGCGGCGGTCCTTGGAGGAGAGGCTATCGGCGCCCTGGGGTGGGCGGGATTGGGTATCGCTCTGGACTATGGTCAGGCTGGCGCGCGGGGATGGTGGGATGGCAGCTACGATGCAAAATCGACCGTGGGTGGCATAGTGCTCAACGCCGTCCCGGGTGTGAACGGGTATGGCGAGCAAGCTTATGGGATTGCATCGCTGGCGGTCGGCGGATACGCCCTGCTGCGTGAGGTGCCCGGCGCCATCGGAGCGTTGCGCGGCCCAGCCTCCGAGCGCGCTTTCTCGACGACGATCGCCGCAGACAGCACAGTGCTACGATCGATCGACAATCCCTTTGAGCCAGGCCTGAACCCCGTTCCACAAGCGAAGTTCGATTTGTGGTACAACTACCTCTCAAAGCGGGGCGTAAAATTTGAAATTGGAACCGATTTGGCTAATGCTAAGCTCGCCGAAAACAACGCGGCAGGCCTGTTTGAGCGTCGTATCGTCGATTGGGATTTAAATACCACGGAGCGAACGATCTATCTTCCCGAGAATCCTAATGCCTCGACATTTTACGAGGAGGGTCTGCATGCGCTAGATTCGCTGCGAGCGCGACCAGGAACGATGGAGTTGGGCGGTCGAAGCATCGATGCCTACGAGTACCGGGCAAAGTCGATTATGCTCAACTCACCAAGCCGGCTCTCGTATCCGGAAGCGGTGATGCTGGAACACCATCTCGACCTCGTCAAAGCAGGCCGCTACTGA
- a CDS encoding ankyrin repeat domain-containing protein, with protein sequence MLLSVLGVLLMGCSQHEVGGHTAEQVFPDPQVRALANGACEGDATEVKRLVGQGVSANARGEDGFTPLLWALTCRNQPGIRALLDAGANPNQAAGNYAPMLVAATYDDPTFLKLLLARGGDPNTAEAEGADTALQMALSVGIHHKDWRNYYILLDAGADINREYKGRTIAETATSLGQMDKAIELVERGYSHNLDRLARFADIRIIDREFPVARKQQRQLLALLKAKGVPVDAIIAKRKAQDAQNEREQRAYHESLINPKSAPDTTPTTS encoded by the coding sequence ATGCTGCTGTCGGTTTTGGGAGTGCTGCTGATGGGCTGTTCGCAACATGAGGTTGGGGGACATACCGCCGAACAGGTGTTCCCCGATCCGCAAGTACGCGCGTTGGCCAATGGGGCGTGCGAGGGGGACGCGACCGAAGTCAAGCGCCTTGTCGGGCAAGGCGTCTCAGCCAATGCGCGGGGTGAAGACGGGTTCACGCCGCTGCTGTGGGCGCTGACCTGTCGCAACCAACCGGGGATACGGGCGCTGCTTGATGCCGGAGCCAATCCCAACCAAGCAGCGGGTAACTATGCCCCGATGTTGGTAGCGGCGACCTATGACGATCCAACATTCCTCAAGCTGCTGCTGGCGCGGGGTGGTGATCCCAACACGGCAGAAGCCGAGGGAGCAGATACCGCGCTGCAGATGGCTCTATCGGTCGGCATCCATCACAAAGACTGGCGAAACTATTACATCCTTCTCGACGCCGGGGCCGACATCAACCGTGAGTATAAAGGTAGAACAATCGCTGAGACGGCGACCTCTCTAGGTCAGATGGACAAGGCGATCGAGTTAGTCGAGCGCGGCTACAGTCATAATCTCGACAGGCTGGCACGCTTCGCGGATATCCGCATCATCGATCGCGAGTTCCCCGTGGCGCGCAAGCAGCAACGTCAACTCCTGGCGCTGTTGAAGGCAAAGGGTGTGCCGGTTGATGCGATCATAGCGAAGCGCAAGGCGCAAGACGCGCAGAACGAGCGCGAGCAGAGAGCGTATCACGAGTCGCTCATCAATCCGAAATCTGCTCCTGACACCACCCCAACGACATCCTGA